One Oryza glaberrima chromosome 10, OglaRS2, whole genome shotgun sequence DNA segment encodes these proteins:
- the LOC127753430 gene encoding proline-rich protein 4-like, translated as MAAVARALVFGAVVVCAAVVMAVTAAADGEAAAAVVVGLAKCGGCSRKNMKAQDAFKGLQVAIKCRNGDGEYESKAVGDLDGDDAFRVPLAADDLHGAADCFAQLHSAASSAPCPGQEPSKIVPLPSTTDNGRNKGSTFVAVAGKRMRYSSSAECTSAFLCPFFDYFHKRPQGPKPTPLPKPTPANGGGAANGGGAAAPAPSPPASAYHS; from the exons ATGGCAGCTGTAGCACGAGCACTAGTcttcggcgccgtcgtcgtctgcgccgccgtcgtgatggctgtcaccgccgcggcggacggcgaggcggcggcggcggtcgtcgtcggcTTGGCCAAGTGCGGCGGCTGCTCCAGGAAGAACATGAAGGCGCAGGATGCTTTCAAGG GCCTCCAGGTGGCGATCAAGTGCaggaacggcgacggcgagtacgAGAGCAAGGCCGTCGGcgacctcgacggcgacgacgccttCCGCgtgcccctcgccgccgacgacctccacggcgccgccgactGCTTCGCGCAGCTGCACagcgcggcgagcagcgcgcCGTGCCCCGGGCAGGAGCCGTCCAAGATCGTGCCGCTGCCATCAACGACGGACAACGGCCGCAACAAGGGTAGCaccttcgtcgccgtcgccggcaagagGATGCGCTACTCGTCGTCGGCGGAGTGCACCTCGGCGTTCCTGTGCCCCTTCTTCGACTACTTCCACAAGAGACCCCAAGGCCCCAAGCCGACGCCGTTGCCGAAGCCGACGCCGGCAAacggtggtggcgcggcgaACGGTGGCGGAGCTGCGGCGCCGGCTCCCAGCCCTCCGGCCAGCGCATATCACAGCTGA